GGGAGCCCAGGGGCGAGGCCAAGGCGGGGTGGGGCGCGTCCGGGCGGGGAGGGCAAACTCAGGCAGTGCAGGGGGCGCCgagggcggcgggcgggcggacgCGCGGCGGAGGAGCGAGCCGGACTAGGGCTGGCTAGTGCCGGGCCGCCCGCCCGAGGGGGAGGAGGCTGTGCTGCCCTTGCTGCAGGTTTGCTGTCGAGCGCACAGGAGGCAGGGACATGGGTAGGGTGCGGTCTGCGCGGGGCCCGAGCCCGGATCTCTTCCATTTCCCCTCTCACTCGGCCCCGGGCTGCGCCGCAGACGGCAGCAGCTCCCGCTCCGCCCGAGCCGCCTGACCGCCGGGCCGGGGCGCTAACCGCGGGACCCGCCAGCCCGCCGGCccggccagcccagcccagcccggcgGCCCGcagccccgccgcccgccgccccccgccgccgccgcgttGCCAAAACAAACGGGCCGGCCTATTTATTGGCGGCCGGCGAGCCGGGCAGCTCAGAGTCGAGGCGCCGAGGGGGACAGCGCGCCGCCACcagccagggccccaggcccCCACCCCGCACCTGAGTCCCGCCGGCCCTGCGCCGCGCCGCGCAGCCCATGGCGCCCCCACCTGGAGCCCCCCGGAGCCACCCGGACGCCTGAGCCCTCGCAGCGCTCCCGTCGACTAGCCCACCCATCAGCCCACCAGGCGCCCTCGGCTGCCCCTCTCTCGGGCTCCCCGGCCATGTCTCCCGCCCGGCTCCGGCCCCGCCTGCGGTTctgcctgctcctgctgctgctgctggtgccgGCGGCGCGGGGCTGCGGGCCGGGCCGGGTGGTGGGCAGCCGCCGGCGGCCGCCGCGCAAGCTCGTGCCGCTCGCCTACAAGCAGTTCAGCCCCAACGTGCCCGAGAAGACCCTGGGCGCCAGCGGGCGCTATGAAGGCAAGATCGCGCGCAGCTCTGAGCGCTTCAAGGAGCTCACCCCCAACTACAATCCCGACATCATCTTCAAGGACGAGGAGAACACGGGCGCCGACCGCCTCATGACCCAGGTGAGCGCGACCCGCCCTGGTAAGGCGCCGCCGCCGAAGCACCGCCACCTGCCCGGCCCTACCCGCCCCCCTGGCACCTTTTCTCGACTGGCTGGCACGCCCCCTGGCACCTGCCCCTCTCGCCAAACCTCGCTGCCTCCTGTCCAAGATGGGCTGGCCAGGGGTCTCGGCGGGATTGTCGGCATCCCCGAGCCCGCCGGAGGCTGTGAGAAGAGCTCTCCGCTGCCAAGCGCCACAGCTCAGCCGATCGGCGGCGGCCTCTCTGCCCCGGAGTGCCGGCAGCTCAGGTCAGAGGCGGCACCCGGAGGTCCCTCGACCCGACTGCCTCCTGCGCCTCCGGGACCCACGCAGTCCCTCCCGGCCTAACCTTCCGCACAGCCGCGCCCCTTTCATTTCGAAGCCATTCGGCAGCCCTGAGCGAAGAAGCTCTGGGTGCGGAGGGCCCCACGCGCGCTCTTGGTTCGCTGCGCTGCCCCCTCCTGGAGCAGCTTCCTGGCTGGGTCTGGGGTTAAGGAACAGCGGGGAAGAGTTGAGCCGGGCGGCGGAGGTGGGAAAGGGAACTTGCTGGGCGAGCCCACGTGTCTGTCCCGAGAGCTGAATGGCGCAGCTGCGGTTGAAGGGTGGGGTGCCGGGGCCTTCGAGCGCTGGGACCAAACTTGGGGGATCCCTGGGCTTGGTGGCGGGGAGGCGGGGATTGGAAGAGAGGGGATGGGAtgcagaggaaggcagggagcCGAGCTAACGCTAGTCTCCGCATGCTCGGAACAGGACTCGCGCTCAGCCCTAGCGccagggtcgggtggggtggggggcaaacTTTCTTCCTTGCAGCCAGGTCCGCAAGGGAAAAGACCTACGCCCCCTTCCTCAGTGGTCTCCCGGGGCTCCCCCGCAGCAGGCAGCCTGCTTTCTAGATGCCTTAGGAAGAGCAGCTAGACCACGGCCCTCAGCATGCGCCCTGGCGCCGGGGCTGGCCGGCCCGTGTCGGGGCGAAGGTTGGCTGgtggccgggccgggccgggcgccgAGGAATGCAGATAAGGATCCGGGCCACGGGCTGGGCAATCATTGACAGCGCGCGCCCCGGCTCTGGACCCGAggaggggggttggggagaagagaggggcGGGGATCAGGGGCCCGCCGGGCCGACATAGGTGGGGGGCTAGAAGTCTGAAGGCAAAGAACACGCGGAGCTCCCTCCCTGGACAGTGAGCGCCCCCAGCTAGACTGCTCGCCTGGGAAGATCGACCGGGCCTTGGGTTGTAGCCGCTGTTGGCTCCTGAGCGAACGAGTCCAAGGGTCTAAGGGGCCCGGGATCTGCAAGGTGGGGGTAGGTCGAGACGTGGGCTGCCCACACTTGGCGGCACCTTGCATCTCAGAATCAAGGACTGTGGTAGGGACCCCTCTCCCCTACGCCCCTCCCCCGAGTCAACTGCAGGGTCCCTTGGGCTCCAGGCACTTGGGGAGCCAGCATAGACAGATGATCTCTCCCGTCCTTCCCCCAGGGCGCGGCTCTACTCCCACCCCATGTGAGGCGGAGCGTGGAGCCGGCTGCCTGAGATCCGAGGCTCGTCTTCTCCTGTCCCTTCCCGCACAGGGGTAGGCGCAGAGGTTCTGAGGGCTCTGGGCTCAGGGAAGACCGTGCCCAGGATTATCAACCGCGCGCGCGCCCCTTGCAGCAAGAGACCTCCGCGTCGCCCTCCGCCGGCTAGGCCCGGCGCCAGCCTATCTACGAGCTCCTGGTTCCGGTGCTGCCGTGTCCTGGGCGCGCGTACGGGGCGGTTTTGGATCATAAGATAGTCCCAGCAGGAACGCTCTGTGGCGCCCGAGGGATCCACACAGCCCGGGATTCCCCTCCAACACACCCCCACGCTGCTGGAGCGCTCCGCACCTGCCGCGCCTCCGGGGCCGGTGTCCCCGGGCCTCAGCCCTGAGGCTACGGTGACACCTACTGGGCACCTCCGGCCTTACATGTCTAGCAGGCCAGCCGCAGGCAGTCGACTTCTCCACCAACCCCACCATCCAGGAAGCCGGCAGTCCCTGGTCCCTGGTGCCTCGGTGACACAGAGGAACACAGAGGAACTGGCTGGGGAAAGATGCAGCCGGGTCTGTGGAGGGATCGGTGCCCCGAGCAGGGGAGAGAGAACACAGTAGGGAGGGGCCGTTCATCAGAGAAGGGCGCCCCAAGGGTGCGAGGCTCAAGGCGCCCTCCAGATTTGTGGCGCCACCGTGCGGTCCAGGTCTCAGGGGCCGCCGGATGCTAGAATGGAAGGAAGCACCTTAGGGATCTACGTTCCTAAGAGAGAGGCACAGCGCGCCCTCCCCGGTTTCCCAACTCCAGGGCATGCAGTGGGAGAGTCCGAGGCCAGGCCGCGCCTCCCCCTGCGCTCCCCCTGAGCTCCCCCTGCGCACCAGCCAGCTCCTCCCCTTAACTCCGCACGCTTTCCTCTCGCAGCGCTGCAAGGACCGCCTGAACTCGCTGGCCATCTCGGTAATGAACCAGTGGCCCGGAGTGAAGCTGCGAGTGACCGAGGGCTGGGACGAGGACGGCCACCACTCGGAGGAGTCGCTGCACTATGAGGGCCGCGCGGTGGACATCACCACGTCGGACCGCGACCGCAATAAGTACGGACTACTGGCGCGCTTGGCAGTGGAGGCCGGCTTCGACTGGGTGTATTACGAGTCTAAAGCCCACGTGCATTGCTCCGTCAAGTCTGGTGAGCCTCTGCCGGGGGGCTgggcccggggccggggccgcAGGGCGTGGGCAGGCGGCGCAGGGCCCGCTGGGGCCAAGAAGGTCAAGAGGCCGGCCGGGGGATGGAGGCGGGGACCCCGGGGAAGAGGACGTCAGCGGCGCTCCCCGTTGCTGCTAGTGACCACCTGCTCAAACCGTGCCTGGTAGTGACATGGCAGGAGCCTAGGGAGACAGGGCCCTGTCTCAGCTCACTGGGTTGCTGACCTGGTGGTCCACAATCCAGAGCCTGCCGCAGGAGGTGCAAGACAGAGCAAGCTGGACAGATGGAGGAAGCCAGGCCGGCAGAGACAGCCTCCCCACCCAGCGAGGTGCAGAACCGAGGCGGGTggtggggccaggggccagggtgTGCCCAGACCCCAGCATGCCTGACCAGGAGCGAGGAGCCCCGAGGTTCAGAACCCACAGCCCGGCTGCAGGTCAGGCCCTTTAGGACACTATGTACGCTCCTCCCAGGGGGCGCAGGCGTCCCCAACCTCTCCCTCAGGGCCCTGAAGCTGGACATTTGGGGGCAAAGCCAGCCGTGAGGGCCAGAATAAACAGAGTGGACTTAATAAAGTGGATTTTCCCAGATTGGCCGCCTTGTTGATCAGAATTGGCAGGCACTGGGGCCTCGCCCCCTCCTTCAAATCTTGTCAGTGTCCCTGTCATCTACACTGAACCCAGTCATCGATGCTTCAAATGGTTCCTGTGTGACTGCCCGCCTGGCCCCAGCTGGCTGTGGGCTCAGCCTCCACGCTGGCATCATGCAGTAGTCACACTCGCAGACACGCACACTGAGACCAGGCCCGCTTTGTACTACTCCCATGCCGCTGGGCCCACAGTGgtcacccccgccccccccagcaCTCCCCTGCCAACCACATCTACTCCAAGTCACATCCCCCTCCACCTGCAAACACTGGCCCTATGCCAGCTCCCAGAGTGGCCACTTCCATTCATGACTCCTGACCCCCATACACATATCCCACCCACTGGTGCCACTGGGTCCTGTCCCCGCACAAGGACCCAGCACATGAACTGAAGGTGGTGATTTCGCCCTTGCCACTGAGCCACACCCTGGCCTgacccttcactctgagcttccTCAGGAGTCTGCATTTGCCCCatggcccatcctcctcttctctcacttCTGTATAGACTCCAAGGGCCAGCTCTGGCACAGAACTTGGGGTGTCAGTCTGAGACCACTTTTTTGGGAGTGTCTGAGCAAAGGATGAGAAATAATGGGACATCCACACCCCAGAAGAGCTGAGTGATTGCCTTCTCCAGGAGGCTGCAGCCTTCTGGGTGTCAAGTCACAGCGGACCACTGCCCTGCTCAGCTCACCTCTGGCCTCTCCGGCTGGTTCACAGCATTGTCAGGAAGAgagcagacagggagggggagcttCACCTGGCCTTCAGGAGGGCCCTTTCTCTCCCCCTCACTGGGTCTTGGAACCACAATCATGCTTCTCTCATTAGCAAAGGATGAGactggggaggagggcagcagATGACGTCGTGGGCTAGGGTGGGTTTGAGGCTGCATGGGAAATGGGGGCAGGGGCCAGGATATGGTGATGGGGGGGCTCTCTGGGAGCAGGGGGGCGCTctggctgggctggggagaggtgCTGCATCTGGGAATCTGAGCTCCACAGCAGTAACACCTTCCTGTCCCTTCTTCCCACAGAGCACTCGGCAGCCGCAAAGACAGGTGGCTGCTTCCCTGCCGGAGCCCAGGTGCGCCTGGAGAGTGGGGCACGCGTGGCCTTGTCAGCTGTGAGGCCAGGAGACCGGGTGCTGGCCATGGGGGAGGATGGGAACCCCACCTTCAGTGACGTGCTCATTTTCCTGGATCGCGAGCCGGATAGGCTGAGGGCTTTCCAGGTCATCGAGACCCAGGACCCCCCACGCCGCCTGGCACTCACGCCTGCCCACCTGCTCTTCACCGCCAACAATCACTCAGAACCAGCGGCCCACTTCCGGGCCACGTTTGCCAGCCAAGTGCAGCCTGGCCAGTATGTGCTGGTGGCCGGGATGCCAGGCCTGCAGCCTGCCCGAGTGGCAGCTGTCTCCACACATGTGGCCCTTGGGGCTTACGCCCCACTAACAAGGCACGGAACGCTGGTGGTGGAGGATGTGGTGGCCTCCTGCTTCGCAGCCGTGGCTGACCACCACCTGGCTCAGTTGGCCTTCTGGCCCCTGCGACTGTTTCACAGCTTAGCCTGGGGCAGCTGGACCCCGGGGGAGGGTGTGCACTGGTACCCCCAGCTGCTCTACCGCCTGGGACGGCTCTTGCTGGAAGAGGGCAGCTTCCACCCACTGGGCATGGCCGGGCCAGGGAGTTGAAAAGATCCCTCTGCTGCCCGTCTGGAACTGCCCAGCTGGATCCAAAGGCCTCCCTGCCAGGGCGCACCGGCCGTGGAAGGGACCTGAGCAGGGGGCACTGGTTCCTACCATCTCCTCCACCACAGAGATATACCGTTGAGACTTGACTGGGCAATGCCAGCGTCCCCCACCCCTGTCTTGGTGTAGTGTCTTGGTGTCTTGCAAGCTGAGCTGACGATGGGGGTGGTCTCTCCTTCTATCCTAGAGACCTCGAGGCTGGCACGGTGGGCCCCAGCACAGCCAGCTCTCACTACGATTTTTCATGGCTGCCGGCCCCAAGGGGGAGGACCCATTCCATCTGTCTTAGGCCCTCCTTCGGTGGGCTTACACCTCAGTTGATGCTGCTAGATTCCCTGGGAGCCAGCAGGGAGCTGGCTGGACTCAGTGCTGCCAGAACTGAGAAGGCTGCAGGGTGGGGCAGCCAGCCTGGCCATCCTGAGGCGTGACCTTCCTCCCTGGCCACACTCCTTGGGACACATCCAGAGACTGTTGCTGTCAGTAGGCAGAGTTCTGTGCTCCAGCCACTGTGATCCTAGCGCCCGGGGCTGGGAGAGTGGGCTGAATGTCcttcccacccctgcccaggCTAAGCTCCCTCTTCTGCTGAACCACgaccctgccccctcctccagtcAGTCTCCCCCACCTTATTTATTGGCGCGGAGGGGGAAGCCCATGGGAGACTTTTGGGGATGTTTtggtcttttcttccttttgtaataaaaattatttaagttgTTAGAGACGTAGGGTCCAGGACGCTGAGAGGGGCCAACACAGAGATAGTCTGGAGCCTGGGTGAGTGTGTCCAGGAGTGTGCTCTCCTTCTTGCAGGGACAAAACCTGCAGAGTTCCACCTCTTTGAGCCCTTTCTCATCCAGCAGCTCTGCAAAGTCCCAAcagagctgggctctgggccaGGCAAGGCCTTTACATGCTGACCCCAAAGTTTGCGCCAAATGCCATTGGACCAGAAGAGAACTGCGGTAGCTCGTTCAGGGTCACTTCACTCATCTAGAACCAGCTCATTGTGCCCCAGTCACGGcgctctctcttcttcctctgctctttcTCAGGGCCTGGGTTTCTCATTCTTCACTGTGGATAATGGGCAGTGGTATGAAAAGAGTCTGTAGAATTCACACTCCTAGTGGCCGCTTCTGACTTCCTGGATAAGGCAGGGGTTCCTAACCTAGCAGTTCTCAACCTCGGAATCACCTGGGCGGCTTGTTCCAAAGTGATTCCTGGCCTTACTTCTAGGTTTCTGCTTTAATAGGTCCAGAGTGAGGCCCAGGAACTTATTTTTACAAACACCCAGAACATGGCAgatggtccatggaccacactttgagaaacacgcTTAGTCTAGAGAAGGCCCAGTTAGTTTATTGCCCAAACAGGAGGACtcccttcttcattttctcttggtCTCTCTGTCCCAAGGCAGGTTTTTCTATACTCACCACAGATCAGCTGAGATTCCCAGGCCCAATGGTACAAtggttaaattttcaggaatttcagGAGCCAGTTGAAACAGGTCATGGTGgcagtatttacaccatggaaattggcgtATGCTACAAATTAGGGTTCCCCCCAGTGTGGAGAGCCAGAGGTAAGGCCCACTGCCCAGATTCTCTCCTCTTACAGAGATGACTTTGTGGGGGTGAATGCTCAGAGTCTTAGCCATCCCCCACCACCAGCAAGGAAAACTCCAGGGAAAACTTCCTTACCCTGGCAGCTGCCATCTGGGAGGAAATACACCCCCACAGGCTATAATGACAAACTGCTATCACCTAACGAAGATTAACCattgccaggcattgttctaagtgctttatatgtagtaacccatttaattttcataacagtCTTATGTGGGGTACCCTTTCATAGTACCATTTTCCAGACAAGAACATGGAAGCACAGggaaattaagtgacttgcctaagatcacacagcaagtgacagaagcaggatttgaacccatgcgTCTGGCTCTTGGGCCCACTGTTTTCAAGCACAAGGCTTTTCCGTTGGTGAACTTGGGTCCTTTCTGGGAGGCACTCTCAGTGACTCAGGCCTGGAAATCTGCTTTGTCAGCACATCTAGAGTGGACCCATCTCTCCGTGGCTGACTCTCATGGACCAGGCTCACAGGGCCCAGAATGTCCGTGAACTCATTTACAATGAGAAACATAAGGTCAAGGTCAAGATACTCTTGTCCTTTCATCTGCACATTCCCTGTAGATATTctactgggagagagagagaaagagggagggaatggGAGAGAGCTCTACCCTGTGGGGGGGCCTACCCGCCTCTCCTACTGGGCCTGGGCACACTCTGTCTTGCAGACACAGAGCCATTTGGTGTCCCCCGACCTTTCTATTCTCAATGGAACTCCCCAGGAAATACATTCATTCTTCAGACAAAGAAGGCTGcaaagattcagaaaaaaattttgtttgaattcaGACCCTCAAAAGACCAACTTTagggtggaggtggggccctGCAGCTTTTCTgggaatcctgggtgcagatttGAGGAAACTGTGTAAGTGG
This Equus asinus isolate D_3611 breed Donkey chromosome 19, EquAss-T2T_v2, whole genome shotgun sequence DNA region includes the following protein-coding sequences:
- the IHH gene encoding indian hedgehog protein isoform X2, whose product is MSPARLRPRLRFCLLLLLLLVPAARGCGPGRVVGSRRRPPRKLVPLAYKQFSPNVPEKTLGASGRYEGKIARSSERFKELTPNYNPDIIFKDEENTGADRLMTQRCKDRLNSLAISVMNQWPGVKLRVTEGWDEDGHHSEESLHYEGRAVDITTSDRDRNKYGLLARLAVEAGFDWVYYESKAHVHCSVKSEHSAAAKTGGCFPAGAQVRLESGARVALSAVRPGDRVLAMGEDGNPTFSDVLIFLDREPDRLRAFQVIETQDPPRRLALTPAHLLFTANNHSEPAAHFRATFASQVQPGQYVLVAGMPGLQPARVAAVSTHVALGAYAPLTRHGTLVVEDVVASCFAAVADHHLAQLAFWPLRLFHSLAWGSWTPGEGVHWYPQLLYRLGRLLLEEGSFHPLGMAGPGS
- the IHH gene encoding indian hedgehog protein isoform X1 gives rise to the protein MSSRPAAGSRLLHQPHHPGSRQSLVPGASVTQRNTEELAGERCSRRCKDRLNSLAISVMNQWPGVKLRVTEGWDEDGHHSEESLHYEGRAVDITTSDRDRNKYGLLARLAVEAGFDWVYYESKAHVHCSVKSEHSAAAKTGGCFPAGAQVRLESGARVALSAVRPGDRVLAMGEDGNPTFSDVLIFLDREPDRLRAFQVIETQDPPRRLALTPAHLLFTANNHSEPAAHFRATFASQVQPGQYVLVAGMPGLQPARVAAVSTHVALGAYAPLTRHGTLVVEDVVASCFAAVADHHLAQLAFWPLRLFHSLAWGSWTPGEGVHWYPQLLYRLGRLLLEEGSFHPLGMAGPGS